One Candidatus Nitrosocosmicus arcticus DNA window includes the following coding sequences:
- a CDS encoding cation:proton antiporter: MAAESVFIHIIISLSILLFSAKIIAELFQRIKQPVVLGELLAGIIVGPYALGGLPLFDGQPLVVLDETIKHIGELAAIVILFIAGLEITPREFLKGGAASFTIGALGVIVPFGVGFMVLSMYGLDSFEILLIATALTATSIAISIQVLTELGRMQSKEARLILGAAIVDDILAIAILSVVVTMVQSGDTSPQIMDIAFLILKILGLFAVLLIGAIFLIPRILHREKLWRSRGSIEGITTAIFFGIAGVAAYVGLSPIVGAFAAGMAVASTKLIKQVEEYAHKLQFIFAPLFFAIIGAQVDLRGVNADVLIIAGIIIAIAISTKLLGCGLPSILFLKDKTKSMRVGIGMISRGEVGLIVAGVGVTSGVLSTDIYTSIIIMVAVTTIITPIWLKKSYKKELVEK; the protein is encoded by the coding sequence ATGGCTGCTGAATCCGTTTTTATACACATCATAATATCACTTTCTATTCTCTTATTTAGTGCTAAAATAATTGCAGAGTTATTTCAACGAATAAAGCAACCGGTTGTATTGGGAGAACTATTAGCTGGTATTATTGTGGGTCCATATGCTCTGGGTGGATTACCATTATTTGATGGCCAACCCTTGGTTGTCCTTGATGAAACTATCAAGCATATAGGAGAATTAGCAGCTATTGTAATATTATTTATCGCAGGGTTGGAAATTACGCCAAGAGAATTTCTAAAAGGAGGCGCAGCATCCTTTACCATTGGTGCACTGGGAGTAATTGTACCATTTGGAGTGGGTTTCATGGTCCTTTCGATGTACGGATTGGATTCATTTGAAATACTACTTATAGCTACAGCGTTGACCGCCACAAGTATAGCAATCTCTATTCAGGTATTAACAGAATTAGGAAGAATGCAATCCAAGGAAGCCCGACTTATCCTGGGGGCCGCTATAGTAGATGATATTCTTGCAATAGCAATATTATCTGTCGTTGTTACAATGGTGCAATCTGGTGACACTTCGCCGCAAATAATGGACATAGCCTTTCTAATTTTAAAAATTCTAGGCTTATTTGCTGTGTTATTAATTGGCGCCATTTTTCTTATTCCAAGAATACTACATAGAGAAAAATTATGGAGGTCAAGAGGTAGTATTGAAGGAATCACAACAGCAATTTTCTTTGGTATTGCGGGGGTTGCAGCCTATGTCGGTTTATCTCCCATCGTGGGAGCGTTTGCTGCGGGAATGGCGGTTGCTAGTACCAAACTAATAAAACAAGTCGAAGAATATGCTCACAAATTACAATTTATTTTTGCACCTTTATTTTTCGCAATAATAGGTGCTCAAGTGGACTTGAGAGGTGTTAATGCTGATGTATTAATTATAGCAGGAATAATTATAGCAATAGCAATTTCTACAAAGTTGCTAGGATGTGGATTACCATCCATATTGTTTCTCAAAGATAAAACAAAATCTATGAGAGTTGGAATAGGCATGATATCCAGAGGTGAAGTAGGATTGATTGTTGCTGGTGTTGGAGTTACATCAGGTGTACTTTCTACTGATATCTATACTTCAATAATCATAATGGTAGCGGTTACAACAATTATTACGCCAATCTGGTTGAAAAAATCATATAAAAAGGAATTAGTGGAAAAATAA
- a CDS encoding NAD(P)/FAD-dependent oxidoreductase has product METIKTPSTKEGTNNLIDEKREKDGSTSIYDHIFDVAIIGGGYAGLSAALLLGRYLRPTIIFDVVKHRKSSLHGYLGFEKSQIKEVIQKSWQDVLQYRSVKRVEERVEKVEKDCDNNIFLITTTAKNKKDDNHGKDNTIKRRAKAKYLIIATGVIHVQPNIKNFEEYLGNSIWHCPHCDGFETTNKKLVIIASDNQNNQALKYAKIFLGWTKDITLFFQRSEEVNDGNTVATGGGCQLTGEQKSEAMALGINVIENDDIAEIVSDSKTNKMKGILSKRNKFYEADVLFYHLGQIIQNEIASQLGCELDEGYVKVDKKQQTTVSNVYAAGDLDTDRHYAILATASGALAAISIYEDLLKDAINTTKEETK; this is encoded by the coding sequence ATGGAAACTATTAAGACGCCCTCAACTAAAGAAGGAACTAATAACCTTATAGACGAGAAAAGAGAGAAGGACGGTAGTACAAGTATTTATGACCATATTTTTGATGTTGCAATAATAGGTGGAGGGTATGCAGGCTTGTCTGCGGCATTGCTACTGGGAAGATATCTGCGGCCCACTATTATTTTTGATGTTGTAAAGCACAGGAAATCTAGTTTACATGGTTATTTGGGATTTGAAAAATCCCAAATAAAAGAAGTGATCCAAAAATCATGGCAGGATGTGCTCCAATACCGTTCTGTAAAAAGAGTAGAAGAGCGGGTTGAAAAGGTGGAAAAGGACTGCGATAACAACATTTTTTTAATAACGACCACAGCAAAAAACAAAAAAGATGATAATCATGGCAAAGATAATACCATTAAAAGAAGAGCCAAAGCAAAATATCTTATTATTGCAACAGGGGTGATACATGTACAGCCGAACATAAAGAATTTTGAAGAATATCTTGGAAATAGTATTTGGCACTGTCCTCATTGCGATGGATTTGAAACTACTAATAAAAAACTAGTCATAATTGCATCAGATAACCAAAATAACCAGGCTTTAAAATATGCCAAAATATTTCTAGGCTGGACAAAAGACATTACATTATTCTTCCAACGGTCCGAAGAAGTCAATGATGGTAACACCGTAGCAACAGGCGGTGGATGCCAATTGACAGGTGAACAAAAAAGCGAAGCAATGGCTTTGGGTATCAACGTAATTGAAAATGACGATATAGCCGAAATTGTTTCTGATTCAAAGACAAATAAAATGAAAGGCATTCTATCAAAAAGAAATAAGTTTTATGAAGCTGATGTATTATTTTATCATCTTGGACAGATTATTCAAAACGAGATTGCAAGTCAACTTGGATGCGAATTGGATGAGGGATACGTAAAGGTAGATAAAAAGCAACAGACTACGGTCTCGAATGTTTATGCTGCAGGCGACCTGGACACAGACAGACATTATGCCATATTAGCTACTGCAAGTGGTGCGTTGGCAGCAATATCCATTTATGAGGATTTATTAAAAGACGCAATCAATACAACTAAAGAAGAGACAAAGTAA
- a CDS encoding DUF1059 domain-containing protein — protein MTLSLNCKDAGDPVCTHTMYGDTEEELLENAKKHGIEVHGYTEESFKEEMAKNLEDFRKLIKTA, from the coding sequence ATGACATTAAGCCTTAATTGCAAAGATGCGGGAGACCCCGTATGTACTCATACGATGTATGGTGATACAGAGGAAGAATTATTAGAAAATGCAAAGAAACATGGCATTGAAGTTCACGGCTATACAGAGGAGTCATTCAAAGAAGAAATGGCAAAGAACTTGGAAGATTTTAGAAAATTAATAAAAACTGCCTGA